Proteins encoded within one genomic window of Brachybacterium avium:
- a CDS encoding hydroxymethylpyrimidine/phosphomethylpyrimidine kinase: MTHVALTIAGSETTGGAGAQTDLKTFHQLGTFGTAALTCIVSFDPKNDWGHRFVPLDPQVIADQIETTTAVHDIDTVKIGMLGTPATIDTVAASLGERSFTNVVLDPVLICKGQEPGAALDTDTALKEKILPLATFVTPNHFEALTLSGMERIDSVEDLTEAARRIHDTYGVIVLAKGGVVLEGEDAVDVFYDGEQTVELRSPKIGEHRVSGAGCTLAAAVTAELAKGATPLEAARTAKAVVTSSIEHRQEGATPFDAVYQGAYRA; the protein is encoded by the coding sequence ATGACCCACGTCGCCCTCACCATCGCCGGCTCCGAGACCACCGGAGGCGCCGGGGCCCAGACCGATCTGAAGACGTTCCACCAGCTCGGAACCTTCGGCACCGCGGCGCTGACCTGCATCGTGTCCTTCGACCCGAAGAACGACTGGGGCCACCGCTTCGTACCCCTGGACCCGCAGGTGATCGCCGACCAGATCGAGACGACCACTGCCGTCCACGACATCGACACCGTGAAGATCGGCATGCTCGGCACCCCCGCCACCATCGACACCGTCGCCGCCTCGCTCGGTGAACGCTCGTTCACCAACGTGGTCCTCGACCCGGTGCTGATCTGCAAGGGGCAGGAGCCCGGCGCCGCGCTGGACACCGATACCGCGCTCAAGGAGAAGATCCTGCCGCTGGCCACCTTCGTCACCCCGAACCACTTCGAGGCGCTGACCCTCTCCGGGATGGAGCGGATCGACTCCGTCGAGGACCTCACCGAGGCCGCGCGGCGCATCCACGACACCTATGGCGTGATCGTGCTCGCCAAGGGCGGGGTGGTGCTGGAGGGCGAGGACGCGGTGGACGTCTTCTACGACGGTGAGCAGACCGTCGAGCTGCGCAGCCCCAAGATCGGGGAGCACCGCGTCTCCGGCGCCGGCTGCACCCTCGCCGCCGCGGTGACCGCCGAGCTCGCCAAGGGCGCCACCCCGCTGGAGGCCGCCCGGACCGCGAAGGCCGTCGTCACCAGCTCGATCGAGCACCGCCAGGAGGGTGCGACACCCTTCGACGCGGTGTACCAGGGTGCCTACCGCGCCTGA
- a CDS encoding GtrA family protein — protein sequence MLTPDQTKQESPVAPSPKGTSLRARTSAMTKEHLRPTTLFLLVGGVVFLLDTAMYNLLVFWSPSQGWGAGLMHGNPLTAKLLTIAVASCLTYLGNRLWTFSDRPRPDTRRSIMLFILLNLIAAGLQLCCLAFSRYVLGLDSVLADNISGTLIGQIVSTSFRYVTYGRLVFPKR from the coding sequence GTGCTGACGCCGGACCAGACGAAGCAGGAATCCCCTGTCGCCCCCTCCCCGAAGGGCACCTCCCTGCGCGCGCGCACCTCCGCGATGACGAAGGAGCATCTGCGGCCGACGACGCTGTTCCTGCTGGTCGGCGGAGTCGTGTTCCTGCTGGATACCGCGATGTACAACCTGCTGGTGTTCTGGAGCCCGAGCCAGGGCTGGGGCGCGGGGCTGATGCACGGCAATCCGCTGACCGCGAAGCTGCTCACCATCGCCGTCGCCTCCTGCCTGACCTATCTGGGCAACCGACTGTGGACCTTCAGCGACCGGCCGCGACCGGACACCCGCCGCTCGATCATGCTGTTCATCCTGCTGAACCTCATCGCCGCCGGACTGCAGCTGTGCTGCCTCGCCTTCTCCCGCTACGTGCTGGGCCTGGACTCCGTGCTGGCGGACAACATCTCCGGCACCCTCATCGGGCAGATCGTCTCGACCTCCTTCCGGTACGTCACCTACGGCCGTCTCGTCTTCCCGAAGCGCTGA
- a CDS encoding aminotransferase class I/II-fold pyridoxal phosphate-dependent enzyme encodes METTGPWTRAAAAAGLLKGGRARPSVFAQMSARALAHDALNLGQGFPDDPPPVAVAEAAIEAIRQGRNQYPPGIGEAGLREAIAEHQSRFYGLSWDPADEVLVTTGATEALAATILALVEPGDEVITLEPFYDQYAAIIALAGGIHRTVPVTSSTDAGSGDLVLDVSPEALRGAFSERTRLVLVNTPHNPTGMMLPAESLQAIVDEAVRHDALIATDEVYEHLTFGAAHQPIAALPGAQDRTVSISSAGKTFSVTGWKIGWITARAELITAITGVKQWLTYSSGAPFQPAVAVGLGMPRSAFQELAADLRERRDLLTDGLREIGFRVSVPAAGYFTVADAGPLGEPAADALAERLPTEAGVVAIPLSAFYRDGDAGEASAYLRMAFCKSRATIEQALEQLDAWATPRR; translated from the coding sequence ATGGAGACCACCGGCCCCTGGACCCGTGCCGCCGCCGCTGCCGGCCTGCTGAAGGGCGGGCGGGCGCGCCCCAGCGTGTTCGCGCAGATGTCCGCGCGCGCCCTCGCGCACGACGCGCTGAACCTCGGGCAGGGCTTCCCCGATGATCCCCCGCCCGTCGCGGTCGCCGAGGCGGCGATCGAGGCGATACGGCAGGGCCGCAACCAGTACCCGCCCGGCATCGGGGAGGCGGGGCTGCGGGAGGCGATCGCCGAGCACCAGTCCCGCTTCTACGGGCTGAGTTGGGATCCGGCGGACGAGGTGCTGGTGACCACGGGCGCGACCGAGGCGCTGGCGGCGACGATCCTGGCCCTGGTCGAACCTGGTGATGAGGTGATCACCCTCGAGCCGTTCTACGACCAGTACGCGGCGATCATCGCCCTGGCCGGCGGGATCCACCGCACGGTGCCGGTCACCTCCAGCACCGACGCCGGATCGGGGGACCTGGTGCTGGACGTCTCCCCGGAGGCGCTGCGCGGCGCCTTCTCCGAGCGCACTCGCCTGGTGCTGGTGAACACCCCGCACAACCCCACCGGGATGATGCTGCCCGCGGAATCGCTGCAGGCGATCGTCGACGAGGCGGTGCGCCACGACGCCCTGATCGCCACCGACGAGGTCTACGAGCACCTCACCTTCGGCGCCGCCCACCAGCCGATCGCCGCCCTGCCCGGTGCGCAGGACCGCACCGTCTCGATCTCTTCGGCCGGGAAGACCTTCTCGGTCACCGGCTGGAAGATCGGCTGGATCACCGCCCGGGCGGAGCTGATCACGGCGATCACCGGGGTGAAGCAGTGGCTGACCTACTCCTCCGGGGCACCCTTCCAGCCCGCCGTGGCGGTGGGGCTGGGCATGCCGCGATCAGCCTTCCAGGAGCTGGCCGCGGATCTGCGCGAACGCCGGGACCTGCTCACCGACGGGCTGCGCGAGATCGGCTTCCGGGTGAGCGTGCCCGCGGCCGGCTACTTCACGGTCGCCGATGCCGGGCCGCTCGGGGAGCCCGCCGCCGACGCCCTGGCGGAGCGGCTGCCGACGGAGGCCGGGGTGGTGGCGATCCCGCTATCCGCCTTCTACCGCGACGGCGACGCCGGGGAGGCGAGCGCCTATCTGCGCATGGCGTTCTGCAAGAGCCGCGCGACCATCGAGCAGGCGCTCGAGCAGCTCGACGCCTGGGCGACGCCGCGGCGCTGA
- a CDS encoding PT domain-containing protein, which yields MSQPPQNGWGQQPPSGDPYGQSSANGGYGAQGQSPHGFGAPGTGPSSANGDYGQGGAFAPSFGDGGGQGFTPQGGAPKKSYKVPILICAGCALLALLLIVVGGGIFLFARSGGEPTGGGETTTTEGGEDPTDEPTDEPTDEPSDEPSDEPTDEPSDEPTDEPSEEPAGDGSGTEDDPYALGQEFTIDDGEGGTLDVTIGEIDWDATEVVMDASSGNTEVSENQTYILVPVTVTYHGEDTAEPILLLTLDYRSEAGGTYTDEGALTPQSVIYTDTLYDGDSATWDYGIIVPSAEIESGHFTVGALFDFGGEESWVSAT from the coding sequence ATGTCGCAGCCACCGCAGAACGGATGGGGCCAGCAGCCGCCCTCCGGAGATCCCTACGGCCAGTCGTCGGCGAACGGAGGGTACGGCGCACAGGGACAGTCCCCGCACGGTTTCGGCGCGCCGGGGACCGGGCCGAGCTCCGCGAACGGCGACTACGGTCAGGGCGGAGCCTTCGCACCGAGCTTCGGCGACGGGGGAGGGCAGGGCTTCACGCCCCAGGGCGGTGCGCCGAAGAAGTCGTACAAGGTCCCGATCCTCATCTGCGCCGGCTGTGCGCTGCTCGCACTGCTGCTGATCGTCGTGGGAGGAGGGATCTTCCTGTTCGCGCGCAGCGGCGGGGAACCCACCGGCGGCGGGGAGACCACCACCACCGAGGGCGGCGAGGACCCGACCGACGAACCGACCGATGAGCCGACGGATGAGCCGAGCGACGAGCCGAGCGACGAGCCGACGGATGAGCCGAGCGACGAGCCGACGGATGAGCCGAGCGAGGAGCCGGCGGGTGATGGCTCCGGAACCGAGGACGACCCCTACGCCCTCGGCCAGGAGTTCACCATCGACGACGGCGAGGGCGGGACCCTCGACGTGACGATCGGCGAGATCGACTGGGATGCGACCGAGGTGGTCATGGACGCCAGCTCCGGCAACACCGAGGTCTCCGAGAACCAGACCTACATCCTGGTCCCGGTCACGGTCACCTACCACGGCGAGGATACGGCGGAGCCGATCCTGCTGCTCACCCTGGACTACCGCTCCGAGGCCGGGGGGACCTACACCGATGAGGGCGCCCTGACCCCGCAGAGCGTCATCTACACCGACACCCTCTACGACGGCGACAGCGCCACCTGGGATTACGGGATCATCGTGCCCTCCGCCGAGATCGAGTCCGGACACTTCACCGTGGGTGCCCTGTTCGACTTCGGCGGGGAGGAGTCCTGGGTCAGCGCCACCTGA
- a CDS encoding 3-hydroxyacyl-CoA dehydrogenase NAD-binding domain-containing protein has product MSSYTEHVTRVLTEDREHPGLGTVAVLTFAPPEGEERRPATLGPRSIEAVTGAIATALDRAEAGEIQAIAMTGTGRVFLAGADLSMFADPTAAAHVEGMTRAAHDLQIRVRTSPVPVLAHLNGVALGGGLEVALMADVRTAAPDVRGVGVPETSLGILPGWGGTTLLQSVVGAETAVRMILEDPARDKQLRAEQALEEGLVDELADDLEEALDQFAALVAAHVDLEETDADVVDPALAATVAGAPADAPGAWAGREAPLPGVDTPEAEALLDALDAAHGSAETRRTWASRLEVQGAPAVGRALALLQALPGSTLSEALAREGAALEELVRSDAAAASMYSAELLRRGKPGRAPVEGAREIRRVGVAGAGLMASQIAAQLALGLQVPVVMRDLDTATASKGLAAAREVISQTAARGMLDEAAATQIAENLSATTDLQDLAGCDLVLEAVPEVLAIKQSVFAELESVLAEDALLVTNTSSLSVARMAEELAHPERVVGLHFFNPVAKMPLVEVIHTAATDEATLATGLEVVRRLKKFAVRSADAPGFIVNRLLFRVLGAVLASVDAGADPAEVDASLDALGLPMRPFALLDLVGLAVADHVGQVLAAELGDRFHASAGLSAMVEKQARFTERSKTSVHPTVSPAVAEVFGTDPAAATAPVGDALLEKVQDGLAEEIALMLASGVVERPEQVDLALILGAGFPRHRGGVTPYLDSSGASQRAAGRTFHGEMFTGRG; this is encoded by the coding sequence ATGAGCAGCTACACCGAGCACGTCACCCGAGTCCTCACCGAGGACCGCGAGCATCCGGGCCTGGGGACCGTGGCCGTGCTGACCTTCGCACCGCCGGAGGGGGAGGAGCGCCGCCCCGCGACCCTCGGGCCCCGCTCGATCGAGGCCGTCACCGGCGCGATCGCGACCGCCCTGGACCGGGCCGAGGCCGGAGAGATCCAGGCCATCGCCATGACCGGCACCGGGCGGGTCTTCCTCGCCGGTGCCGACCTGTCGATGTTCGCCGACCCCACCGCGGCAGCCCACGTCGAGGGCATGACCCGCGCCGCCCACGACCTGCAGATCCGCGTGCGCACCAGCCCCGTGCCGGTGCTCGCCCACCTCAACGGGGTCGCCCTCGGCGGCGGGCTCGAGGTCGCGCTGATGGCCGATGTCCGCACCGCCGCCCCCGACGTGCGCGGCGTCGGCGTGCCGGAGACCAGCCTCGGCATCCTGCCCGGCTGGGGCGGCACCACCCTGCTGCAGTCCGTCGTCGGTGCGGAGACCGCCGTGCGGATGATCCTCGAGGACCCGGCGCGTGACAAGCAGCTGCGCGCCGAGCAGGCCCTCGAGGAGGGCCTGGTCGACGAGCTCGCCGACGACCTCGAGGAGGCGCTGGACCAGTTCGCAGCCCTGGTCGCCGCCCATGTCGACCTCGAGGAGACCGACGCCGACGTGGTCGATCCCGCGCTCGCCGCGACCGTCGCCGGTGCCCCGGCCGACGCCCCGGGCGCCTGGGCCGGGCGCGAGGCGCCGCTGCCCGGGGTCGACACCCCCGAGGCCGAGGCACTGCTCGACGCCCTGGACGCCGCCCATGGCAGCGCGGAGACCCGCCGTACCTGGGCCTCCCGGCTCGAGGTGCAGGGAGCACCTGCCGTCGGCCGTGCGCTCGCGCTGCTGCAGGCGCTGCCCGGCTCCACCCTCTCCGAGGCCCTCGCCCGGGAGGGCGCCGCGCTGGAGGAGCTGGTGCGCAGCGATGCGGCCGCCGCCTCGATGTACTCCGCCGAGCTGCTGCGCCGCGGCAAGCCCGGCCGTGCCCCCGTCGAGGGAGCTCGTGAGATCCGGCGCGTGGGCGTGGCCGGCGCGGGCCTGATGGCCTCGCAGATCGCCGCGCAGCTGGCACTGGGCCTGCAGGTCCCCGTGGTGATGCGCGACCTCGACACGGCGACTGCTTCCAAGGGGCTGGCCGCCGCGCGCGAGGTGATCTCCCAGACCGCTGCCCGAGGGATGCTCGACGAGGCCGCGGCGACGCAGATCGCCGAGAACCTCTCGGCCACCACGGACCTGCAGGACCTCGCGGGCTGCGACCTCGTGCTCGAGGCGGTCCCCGAGGTGCTCGCGATCAAGCAGTCCGTCTTCGCCGAGCTCGAGAGCGTCCTGGCCGAGGACGCCCTGCTGGTCACCAACACCTCCTCGCTGTCGGTGGCGCGGATGGCGGAGGAGCTCGCCCACCCCGAGCGTGTCGTGGGCCTGCACTTCTTCAATCCGGTCGCCAAGATGCCGCTGGTGGAGGTGATCCACACCGCGGCCACCGACGAGGCGACCCTCGCCACCGGCCTCGAGGTGGTGCGCCGCCTGAAGAAGTTCGCCGTGCGCAGCGCGGACGCTCCCGGCTTCATCGTCAACCGCCTGCTGTTCCGGGTGCTCGGCGCGGTCCTGGCCTCCGTCGACGCCGGAGCGGATCCGGCGGAGGTCGATGCCTCCCTCGACGCCCTCGGCCTGCCGATGCGCCCCTTCGCACTGCTGGACCTGGTGGGCCTCGCCGTCGCCGATCACGTGGGCCAGGTGCTCGCCGCGGAGCTCGGCGACCGCTTCCACGCCTCTGCGGGGCTGAGCGCCATGGTCGAGAAGCAGGCCCGCTTCACCGAGCGCAGCAAGACCTCCGTGCACCCGACGGTCTCGCCTGCGGTCGCCGAGGTGTTCGGGACGGATCCCGCCGCCGCGACGGCCCCGGTCGGCGATGCGCTGCTGGAGAAGGTCCAGGACGGGCTGGCCGAGGAGATCGCGCTGATGCTCGCGTCGGGTGTGGTCGAGCGCCCCGAGCAGGTGGACCTCGCGCTGATCCTGGGTGCCGGGTTCCCCCGCCACCGCGGCGGCGTCACCCCGTACCTCGACTCCTCCGGCGCCTCGCAGCGGGCGGCCGGCCGCACCTTCCACGGCGAGATGTTCACCGGCCGCGGCTGA
- a CDS encoding C2 family cysteine protease yields MTGFLGADPEQLIALGRTMERHGERLQDLGGSLDAAARAMIWRGADAEAFRDALAPRVVSSLADEAIRLGSGARDLFRHAAQQDAVSSIDGRGDSARYSELLGGESWSDVINWAQDVWEKTPFDDPMAIEDLGGRYIDSPEGAGFVPGDVDLSAEAIGEQRMRQGSLGDCWLLAALMATAQSDPQFLADNITLRDDGTWDVTLYEDGQPVVVNVSPEQIARDGARVETMGDREENDGSNDWDNDELGFMSIYEQAAINHLGPDYESVVADTPAAGLELVTGADAGSSDILSWGGQPSIEQLGAALDEGRPITVMTDPLMPFRGDLSSAHVYQVTGVDAANGEVILANPWGDGASMPGEVRVPLDVFYGNNIVMTGVGAPSEQFGGNG; encoded by the coding sequence ATGACCGGATTTCTCGGGGCCGATCCGGAGCAGCTCATCGCGCTCGGCCGCACGATGGAGCGCCACGGCGAGCGCCTGCAGGATCTCGGCGGAAGTCTCGATGCCGCGGCGCGGGCCATGATCTGGAGGGGTGCGGATGCCGAGGCATTCCGGGACGCTCTGGCACCACGGGTCGTCTCGTCGCTGGCCGACGAGGCGATCCGGTTGGGCAGCGGTGCGCGAGACCTGTTCCGCCATGCGGCCCAGCAGGATGCGGTCTCGAGCATCGACGGCCGCGGGGACAGCGCGCGCTACTCCGAGCTGCTCGGCGGAGAATCCTGGTCCGACGTCATCAACTGGGCGCAGGACGTCTGGGAGAAGACGCCCTTCGACGACCCGATGGCGATCGAGGACCTCGGCGGCCGGTACATCGACAGTCCGGAAGGGGCAGGTTTCGTCCCCGGGGACGTCGACCTCTCCGCGGAGGCGATCGGCGAGCAGCGCATGCGGCAGGGAAGCCTCGGCGACTGCTGGCTGCTCGCCGCACTGATGGCCACCGCGCAGTCGGACCCGCAGTTCCTCGCCGACAACATCACGCTGCGGGACGACGGGACGTGGGACGTCACGCTGTACGAGGACGGCCAGCCCGTCGTGGTCAATGTGTCGCCGGAGCAGATCGCCCGTGACGGGGCCCGGGTGGAGACGATGGGCGACCGCGAGGAGAACGACGGGTCGAACGACTGGGACAACGACGAGCTCGGGTTCATGTCGATCTACGAACAGGCGGCGATCAACCACCTGGGACCGGACTACGAATCGGTGGTCGCCGACACCCCTGCTGCCGGCCTCGAGCTCGTCACGGGCGCCGATGCCGGCAGCTCGGACATCCTCTCCTGGGGTGGGCAGCCGTCGATCGAGCAGCTCGGGGCCGCCCTCGACGAGGGTCGGCCGATCACCGTGATGACCGATCCGCTCATGCCGTTCCGCGGTGACCTGTCCAGTGCGCACGTCTACCAGGTGACCGGCGTCGATGCCGCGAACGGTGAGGTCATCCTCGCCAATCCCTGGGGCGACGGGGCGAGCATGCCGGGCGAGGTCCGGGTGCCGCTGGACGTCTTCTACGGCAACAACATCGTGATGACCGGGGTCGGCGCCCCGAGTGAGCAGTTCGGAGGGAACGGATGA
- a CDS encoding PLP-dependent cysteine synthase family protein, with product MDDEAKLLNQLEDVDRSDDALRAWVSERIHRLEADGRRSADTHLVRVDLPSSWDIQLYLKDESTHASGSLKHRLARSLFLFALVNGQLRPGMPVIEASSGSTAVSEAHVARMLGIPFVAVIPRGTSTRKIALIEAAGGHCHVVEGAESMSREAQRLADEQGGLFMDQFTHAERATDWRGNNSIAVSALTQLELEPHPVPRWIVVGAGTGGTSATFGRLLRYRNLPTSLCVADVENSAFFEGWVQQDPTITTDQGSRIEGIGRPQVEPSFVPGVVDRMIRVPDAASIAATRYLSEHLGRRVGASTGTNLVAVARLITQMRERGETGSVLTLLCDPGDRYSDTYFDDDWVAAQGWELGPWQDALARMLPLGSR from the coding sequence ATGGACGACGAGGCGAAGCTCCTGAACCAGCTCGAGGACGTGGACCGCAGCGATGACGCGCTGCGGGCCTGGGTGTCCGAGCGGATCCACCGGCTGGAGGCCGACGGCAGGCGCAGCGCCGACACCCACCTGGTGCGCGTGGACCTGCCGTCGAGCTGGGACATCCAGCTCTACCTCAAGGACGAGTCGACGCACGCCTCGGGCAGCCTGAAGCATCGACTGGCCCGCTCGCTGTTCCTGTTCGCCCTGGTCAACGGCCAGCTGCGACCGGGGATGCCGGTGATCGAGGCGTCCTCGGGCTCGACCGCGGTGAGCGAGGCGCATGTGGCAAGGATGCTCGGCATCCCCTTCGTCGCGGTGATCCCGCGCGGCACCAGCACCCGCAAGATCGCGCTGATCGAGGCGGCCGGCGGGCACTGCCATGTGGTCGAGGGCGCGGAGTCGATGAGCCGGGAGGCGCAGCGGCTGGCCGATGAACAGGGCGGGCTGTTCATGGACCAGTTCACCCACGCCGAGCGGGCCACCGACTGGCGGGGCAACAACTCGATCGCCGTCAGCGCGCTGACACAGCTGGAGCTGGAACCGCATCCGGTGCCGCGCTGGATCGTGGTGGGGGCCGGTACCGGCGGGACCAGCGCGACCTTCGGACGGCTGCTGCGCTACCGCAACCTGCCCACCTCGCTGTGCGTGGCCGACGTCGAGAACTCCGCCTTCTTCGAGGGCTGGGTGCAGCAGGATCCGACGATCACCACCGACCAGGGCTCGCGCATCGAGGGGATCGGCCGCCCGCAGGTCGAGCCGAGCTTCGTTCCCGGCGTGGTGGACCGGATGATCCGGGTGCCCGATGCGGCCTCGATCGCCGCGACCCGATACCTCTCGGAGCACCTGGGCCGGCGCGTCGGCGCCTCGACCGGCACGAACCTGGTCGCCGTCGCCCGTCTGATCACGCAGATGCGCGAGCGCGGCGAGACGGGCTCGGTGCTGACCCTGCTGTGCGATCCCGGGGATCGCTACTCCGACACCTACTTCGACGACGACTGGGTCGCCGCTCAGGGCTGGGAGCTGGGCCCGTGGCAGGATGCGCTCGCCCGGATGCTGCCGTTGGGGAGCCGCTGA
- a CDS encoding DUF2254 domain-containing protein, producing MACSIAAVVLGVGLPQLEEALDVNLPYVFQGGPDGARGLLGTIATGMISMTGLVFSITMVILQLASSQFTPRVLGGFLESRITQFTLGVFIASFVFALAVTRSVRGEYGNTGEFVPKTSVTLAFLLVLASVGCFLAFIHHITTSIQVSHVISRIGDRSLELAEALYPGTEEDEGTGLGPTWSPDPGTPRVAVSTEDVHGVITQVDYERLVELARGLDVVVLIDREVGQFLAEGQHLFRVWGTEQLEEADRARLWSTITLGHERQMHQDVGFGIRQLVDIAERALSPGINDPTTAVKVIDELHRVLRHLVRRQSPSPYIADEDGRVRVVHRPQSIEGHLSLAVDEISHYGEGSVQVPRRLRAMLEDLQDVALDRYRPRLGQALERLAEPTGHAVSDSDAGADHRGGEGPEQGGDLPGSRDVRARA from the coding sequence GTGGCGTGCTCAATCGCGGCCGTGGTGCTGGGAGTGGGGCTCCCCCAGCTGGAGGAGGCGCTCGATGTGAACCTCCCCTATGTGTTCCAGGGCGGTCCCGACGGCGCCCGCGGACTTCTCGGCACCATCGCCACCGGGATGATCTCGATGACCGGTCTGGTCTTCTCGATCACGATGGTGATCCTGCAGCTGGCCAGCAGCCAGTTCACCCCGCGCGTGCTGGGAGGTTTCCTGGAGAGCCGCATCACTCAGTTCACGCTGGGTGTGTTCATCGCGAGCTTCGTGTTCGCGCTGGCCGTCACGCGCTCGGTGCGCGGAGAGTACGGGAACACCGGCGAATTCGTCCCCAAGACCTCCGTGACGCTGGCGTTCCTGCTGGTGCTGGCGAGTGTGGGCTGCTTCCTCGCGTTCATCCACCACATCACCACGTCCATCCAGGTCTCCCACGTGATCTCCCGTATCGGTGACCGTTCGCTGGAGCTCGCCGAAGCGCTGTACCCGGGGACCGAGGAGGATGAGGGGACGGGCCTCGGACCCACCTGGTCGCCCGATCCGGGAACGCCCCGGGTGGCGGTCTCCACCGAGGACGTGCACGGGGTCATCACTCAGGTGGATTACGAGCGGCTGGTGGAGCTGGCCCGCGGGCTCGACGTGGTGGTGCTGATCGACCGCGAGGTGGGGCAGTTCCTCGCCGAGGGACAGCACCTGTTCCGTGTCTGGGGGACCGAGCAGCTCGAGGAGGCCGACCGCGCGAGGCTGTGGAGCACGATCACCCTCGGCCATGAGCGACAGATGCACCAGGACGTCGGATTCGGGATCCGTCAGCTGGTCGACATCGCCGAGCGGGCGCTGTCGCCCGGCATCAACGACCCCACCACGGCGGTGAAGGTCATCGACGAGCTGCACCGGGTGCTGAGGCACCTGGTGCGCCGCCAGTCTCCCAGCCCATACATCGCCGACGAGGATGGCCGGGTGCGGGTCGTGCACCGACCGCAGTCGATCGAGGGCCACCTGTCCCTCGCGGTCGACGAGATCAGCCACTACGGGGAGGGCTCCGTGCAGGTCCCCCGCCGCCTGAGAGCGATGCTGGAGGACCTCCAGGACGTGGCCCTGGACCGCTACCGACCCCGACTCGGTCAGGCTCTCGAGCGCCTGGCGGAGCCGACGGGCCACGCGGTCTCCGACTCCGACGCGGGGGCGGACCACAGGGGAGGGGAGGGCCCTGAGCAGGGTGGTGACCTTCCAGGGTCCCGAGACGTGCGGGCGAGGGCATGA
- a CDS encoding CDP-alcohol phosphatidyltransferase family protein — protein sequence MTTTPPHSTPSRRLRRVVPVLAMLVLGQLAAAIVILLLAAPVSVPLAAVALLCAPAPALVAASTLRPRAPGEVTLADLLTLLRHLATGAFAAATVLVLGEVLTARSWPLAILIAAALASDALDGPVARRTGTAGVVGARIDMEADAALILVLSVLAATVVGPWTLAIGLMRYAYVAASFVRPALRRPLDFSQFRRVTGGFQGVALLTAMVPAIPREVAAGIVATALALLIVSFGRDVIALERAEAAEREDSYHR from the coding sequence ATGACGACGACGCCGCCCCATAGCACTCCCTCGCGACGCCTGCGACGGGTGGTGCCGGTGCTGGCGATGCTCGTCCTCGGCCAGCTGGCCGCCGCGATCGTGATCCTCCTGCTCGCCGCCCCCGTCTCCGTGCCGCTCGCCGCCGTCGCACTCCTGTGCGCGCCGGCCCCGGCCCTGGTCGCGGCCTCGACCCTGCGGCCGCGCGCCCCCGGCGAGGTGACCCTCGCGGATCTGTTGACTCTGCTGCGACACCTGGCGACCGGCGCGTTCGCCGCCGCGACCGTGCTCGTCCTCGGCGAGGTGCTGACCGCGCGGTCCTGGCCGCTCGCGATCCTCATCGCGGCTGCGCTCGCCTCCGACGCGCTCGACGGCCCGGTCGCGCGGCGCACGGGCACGGCAGGTGTGGTCGGCGCCCGGATCGACATGGAGGCCGACGCCGCGCTGATCCTGGTGCTCTCGGTGCTCGCGGCCACCGTGGTGGGTCCCTGGACGCTCGCGATCGGGCTGATGCGCTATGCCTACGTCGCGGCGTCCTTCGTACGGCCTGCGCTGCGCCGCCCGCTGGACTTCAGTCAGTTCCGGCGGGTGACCGGCGGGTTCCAGGGCGTCGCCCTGCTCACCGCCATGGTGCCGGCGATCCCCCGAGAGGTGGCCGCGGGCATCGTGGCCACCGCGCTCGCACTGCTGATCGTCTCGTTCGGCCGGGACGTCATCGCGCTCGAACGTGCCGAGGCGGCCGAACGGGAGGATTCCTACCACCGGTGA